One window of Balearica regulorum gibbericeps isolate bBalReg1 chromosome 20, bBalReg1.pri, whole genome shotgun sequence genomic DNA carries:
- the DIPK1B gene encoding divergent protein kinase domain 1B isoform X2, whose protein sequence is MRRIRRLVHLVLFCPLSKGLQCDQYKKGIISGSTCKDLCEERSLLFQRCLSSSPTQQVYSGLWREREVIIKCGIEEALKADSHPDSVPRRDVVLFDKPTRGTSMDEFKEMLLNFLKSNLGDQPSLAALVSRIIAMADVNRDGKVSLAEAKSIWALLQLNEFLLMLSLHEKEHTSKLLGHCGDLYVTEKIPHTSLYGVDVPPFLQSLLPSVIHQIIHQWFAPAWPRRAKIAIGLLEFVEEIFHGTYGNFYICETSFKNVGYNDKYDFKMVNLRKVATEMTIRGFLKGRHCEQNVDCTYGKDCMATCDKLMKQCKSDVVQPNLAKVCGLLQDYLLYGAPLELKEELQKQLRTCMTLSGLASQMEVHHSLVLNNLKTLLWKKISNTKYS, encoded by the exons tgcgACCAGTACAAGAAGGGAATAATTTCTGGCTCCACGTGCAAAGACCTGTGTGAGGAGCGCAGCCTCCTCTTCCAGcgctgcctctcctcctctcccacccagcaG GTTTACAGTGGGCtctggagggagagggaggtgaTCATCAAATGTGGCATCGAAGAAGCCTTGAAGGCAGACAGCCACCCCGACTCTGTGCCCAGGAGGGACGTGGTCCTCTTTGACAAACCGACACGAGGGACGTCAATGGATGAGTTCAAAGAAATGCTCCTGAACTTCCTAAAG TCCAACCTGGGAGATCAGCCTTCTCTTGCAGCCTTGGTGAGCCGGATCATCGCCATGGCAGATGTGAACCGGGATGGGAAAGTGTCTTTAGCGGAGGCCAAATCCATCTGGGCGCTACTTCAGCTCAATGAGTTTCTTCTCATGCTCTCCTTGCATGAGAAAGAGCACACTTCCAAGCTGCTGGGGCACTGCGGGGACCTCTACGTCACTGAGAAGATCCCCCACACCTCCCTCTACGGAGTGGacgtcccccccttcctccagtCGCTGCTGCCTTCAGTCATCCACCAAATCATCCACCAGTGGTTTGCACCAGCGTGGCCCCGGCGGGCAAAGATCGCCATCGGCCTTCTGGAGTTCGTGGAGGAGATATTCCACGGGACCTACGGGAACTTCTACATCTGCGAGACCAGCTTTAAGAACGTAGGCTACAATGACAAGTACGACTTCAAAATGGTCAACCTGAGGAAGGTGGCAACGGAGATGACAATCAGAGGTTTCCTCAAGGGACGTCACTGTGAGCAGAACGTGGACTGCACCTACGGGAAGGACTGTATGGCGACGTGCGACAAACTCATGAAGCAGTGCAAAAGCGACGTGGTGCAGCCCAACCTGGCAAAGGTCTGCGGGTTGCTGCAGGACTACCTGCTGTACGGAGCACCGCTGGAGCTGaaagaagagctgcagaaacagctCCGAACTTGCATGACCCTCAGTGGCCTGGCCAGCCAGATGGAAGTCCACCACTCCCTTGTGCTGAACAACCTCAAGACCTTGCTCTGGAAGAAGATTTCAAACACCAAATATTCCTAA
- the DIPK1B gene encoding divergent protein kinase domain 1B isoform X1 — protein sequence MRRIRRLVHLVLFCPLSKGLQSRLPGIKVKYLLVVWLGIFVGSWVAYMHYSSYSELCRGHVCRMIICDQYKKGIISGSTCKDLCEERSLLFQRCLSSSPTQQVYSGLWREREVIIKCGIEEALKADSHPDSVPRRDVVLFDKPTRGTSMDEFKEMLLNFLKSNLGDQPSLAALVSRIIAMADVNRDGKVSLAEAKSIWALLQLNEFLLMLSLHEKEHTSKLLGHCGDLYVTEKIPHTSLYGVDVPPFLQSLLPSVIHQIIHQWFAPAWPRRAKIAIGLLEFVEEIFHGTYGNFYICETSFKNVGYNDKYDFKMVNLRKVATEMTIRGFLKGRHCEQNVDCTYGKDCMATCDKLMKQCKSDVVQPNLAKVCGLLQDYLLYGAPLELKEELQKQLRTCMTLSGLASQMEVHHSLVLNNLKTLLWKKISNTKYS from the exons agtCGCCTCCCAGGCATCAAAGTGAAATACCTGCTGGTGGTGTGGCTGGGCATCTTCGTGGGCAGCTGGGTGGCGTACATGCATTACTCGTCCTACTCCGAGCTCTGCCGCGGCCACGTCTGCCGGATGATAATC tgcgACCAGTACAAGAAGGGAATAATTTCTGGCTCCACGTGCAAAGACCTGTGTGAGGAGCGCAGCCTCCTCTTCCAGcgctgcctctcctcctctcccacccagcaG GTTTACAGTGGGCtctggagggagagggaggtgaTCATCAAATGTGGCATCGAAGAAGCCTTGAAGGCAGACAGCCACCCCGACTCTGTGCCCAGGAGGGACGTGGTCCTCTTTGACAAACCGACACGAGGGACGTCAATGGATGAGTTCAAAGAAATGCTCCTGAACTTCCTAAAG TCCAACCTGGGAGATCAGCCTTCTCTTGCAGCCTTGGTGAGCCGGATCATCGCCATGGCAGATGTGAACCGGGATGGGAAAGTGTCTTTAGCGGAGGCCAAATCCATCTGGGCGCTACTTCAGCTCAATGAGTTTCTTCTCATGCTCTCCTTGCATGAGAAAGAGCACACTTCCAAGCTGCTGGGGCACTGCGGGGACCTCTACGTCACTGAGAAGATCCCCCACACCTCCCTCTACGGAGTGGacgtcccccccttcctccagtCGCTGCTGCCTTCAGTCATCCACCAAATCATCCACCAGTGGTTTGCACCAGCGTGGCCCCGGCGGGCAAAGATCGCCATCGGCCTTCTGGAGTTCGTGGAGGAGATATTCCACGGGACCTACGGGAACTTCTACATCTGCGAGACCAGCTTTAAGAACGTAGGCTACAATGACAAGTACGACTTCAAAATGGTCAACCTGAGGAAGGTGGCAACGGAGATGACAATCAGAGGTTTCCTCAAGGGACGTCACTGTGAGCAGAACGTGGACTGCACCTACGGGAAGGACTGTATGGCGACGTGCGACAAACTCATGAAGCAGTGCAAAAGCGACGTGGTGCAGCCCAACCTGGCAAAGGTCTGCGGGTTGCTGCAGGACTACCTGCTGTACGGAGCACCGCTGGAGCTGaaagaagagctgcagaaacagctCCGAACTTGCATGACCCTCAGTGGCCTGGCCAGCCAGATGGAAGTCCACCACTCCCTTGTGCTGAACAACCTCAAGACCTTGCTCTGGAAGAAGATTTCAAACACCAAATATTCCTAA